The proteins below come from a single Mugil cephalus isolate CIBA_MC_2020 chromosome 7, CIBA_Mcephalus_1.1, whole genome shotgun sequence genomic window:
- the ccr9a gene encoding C-C chemokine receptor type 9a — MNMNMNMNMTSSIDDLMTHMTTEDPDSFSPSPTDDYEYDLQDFMCDREQVRVFRSRYEPPLFWIIALVGGAGNLAVVWIYLNFRRRLKTMTDVYLLNLAVADLLFLVTLPLWAAEASYSWIFGSTLCKLNSALYKVNLFSSMMLLTCISVDRYIVIVQTTKAQNSQLERRRCSRLVCAGVWLLALLLAIPEFVFAAPARVDTHDYCRMVFPPHLGNRTKILVLSLQVSMGFCLPFVVMAFCYSVIVATLLKTRSFEKHKAMRVILVVVVAFVVSQLPYNAMLVIEAAQASNMTITDCEERKTYDKVEQVLKSLAYLHACLNPFLYVFVGVRFRRDAMQLLRRCRPLTSKTQLSKSRSPLSSTRMSVMSDSDTSQALSL; from the coding sequence GACCCGGACTCGTTCAGCCCATCCCCTACAGATGACTATGAATACGATTTACAAGACTTCATGTGCGACCGGGAGCAGGTGCGAGTGTTCAGGAGCCGCTACGAGCCGCCACTCTTCTGGATCATCGCCCTTGTGGGCGGAGCTGGGAACCTGGCTGTGGTGTGGATCTACCTGAACTTCCGGCGGCGTCTGAAGACGATGACAGACGTGTACCTGCTCAACCTGGCGGTGGCCGACCTGCTCTTCCTGGTCACGCTGCCACTGTGGGCGGCTGAGGCGTCGTACAGCTGGATCTTTGGCTCCACCCTCTGCAAGCTGAACTCCGCCCTCTACAAGGTGAACCTCTTCAGCAGCATGATGCTGCTCACCTGCATCAGCGTCGACCGCTACATTGTCATTGTGCAGACAACCAAAGCGCAGAACTCTCAGTTGGAACGCCGCCGCTGCAGCCGGCTGGTATGTGCGGGGGTGTGGCTTCTGGCGCTGCTGCTCGCCAtccctgagtttgtgtttgcagcGCCCGCCAGGGTGGACACCCATGACTACTGCAGGATGGTGTTCCCACCCCACCTGGGGAACCGCACCAAGATCCTGGTGCTGTCGCTGCAGGTGAGCATGGGCTTCTGCCTGCCCTTCGTGGTCATGGCGTTCTGCTACAGCGTCATCGTCGCCACGCTGCTAAAGACCCGCAGCTTTGAGAAGCACAAGGCCATGCGCGTcatcctggtggtggtggtggcgttCGTGGTGTCGCAGCTGCCCTACAACGCCATGCTGGTGATAGAGGCGGCGCAGGCCTCCAACATGACCATCACCGACTGCGAGGAGAGGAAGACCTACGACAAGGTGGAGCAGGTTCTGAAGAGCCTGGCCTACCTGCACGCCTGCCTCAACCCGTTCCTCTACGTCTTTGTCGGTGTCCGTTTCCGCCGCGACGCCATGCAGCTGCTGCGCCGCtgccgacctctgacctccaagACTCAGCTGAGTAAGTCAAGGAGTCCGCTGAGCTCCACCAGGATGTCGGTGATGTCTGACAGCGACACCTCGCAGGCTCTGTCTCTGTAG
- the bfsp2 gene encoding phakinin isoform X2, which produces MPLPRHRSSFLGQSSSERPASASCGRVGSAGTTAPRGVFVGSAPPPTSGLGTRVSRRALGISSVFLQGMRSSAAPVMPRVGERAAGHRAAAAGLNSSLMEYRDKVRALEQLNQQLEQQIRLSLDRKAASAGAWGPLRGEWEEVYRQVSEAILDNARLMLQTENVQANAEDFKDRFESEQPFRRAVEEEVSSLYRVIEEANVTKAELEEQMEAMRAELQSLEQNHEQDVRGLYSQMTGREVDEPDAPVETSLDQILAYIRTHWEKVTERNRAEAVNYLDCKEAQCVSRGRSPEEEQVEALKAECNDTGCKIQSLQAETESIRALKRGLESSLNDALHWRDMEQQNLGSVVSRLEAELNDVRAEIEQQRRDYDTLLSNKLHLEQEISLYHGILDGEESHFLSTDNTPSGQTPEQVAAGPDPRMDPPGP; this is translated from the exons ATGCCTCTGCCCCGACATCGCTCATCCTTCCTGGGACAGTCGTCCTCGGAGCGCCCGGCCTCCGCCTCCTGTGGGAGGGTGGGCTCCGCCGGGACCACCGCCCCCCGTGGAGTTTTCGTGGGCTCGGCGCCCCCTCCGACCTCTGGCCTGGGGACCCGGGTGTCACGGAGGGCTCTGGGCATCAGCAGTGTCTTCCTCCAGGGGATGAGGAGCAGCGCGGCCCCCGTGATGCCCAGGGTCGGGGAGCGGGCGGCGGGTCACCGGGCGGCAGCAGCCGGTCTGAACAGCAGCCTCATGGAGTATCGGGACAAAGTCCGAGCCCTGGAGCAACTGAACCAGCAACTGGAGCAACAGATCCGCCTCAGCCTGGATAGGAAGGCTGCTAGCGCTGGAGCCTGGGGGCCTCTCCggggggagtgggaggaggtCTACAGACAG GTCAGTGAAGCCATCCTGGACAACGCTCGACTGATGCTGCAGACGGAGAACGTTCAGGCCAACGCTGAGGACTTCAAGGACAG gtttGAGAGTGAGCAGCCTTTCCGGagggcggtggaggaggaggtcagttCTCTGTACCGAGTCATCGAGGAGGCAAATGTGACAAAGGCGGAGCTTGAGGAGCAGATGGAGGCCATGAGGGCGGAGCTACAGAGCCTGGAGCAGAACCACGAGCAG GACGTGCGAGGCCTGTACAGCCAGATGACGGGGAGGGAGGTGGACGAACCCGACGCCCCCGTCGAGACCAGTCTGGACCAGATCCTCGCCTACATCCGGACCCACTGGGAGAAGGTGACGGAGAGGAACCGGGCCGAGGCCGTCAACTACCTGGACTGTAAG GAGGCGCAGTGTGTCAGCAGGGGGCGCAGcccagaggaggagcaggtggaggcgCTAAAGGCCGAATGCAACGATACCGGCTGTAAGATCCAGAGCCTCCAGGCCGAGACGGAGTCCATCAGAGCGCTG AAGCGCGGTCTGGAGAGCTCTCTGAACGACGCCCTCCACTGGCGAGACATGGAGCAGCAGAACCTGGGCTCGGTGGTGTCGCGGCTGGAGGCGGAGCTAAACGATGTACGAGCTGAGATCGAACAACAACGCCGCGACTACGACACATTGCTTAGCAACAAGCTGCACCTGGAGCAGGAGATCAGTCTGTACCACGGCATCCTGGACGGAGAGGAGAGCCACTTCCTGTCGACCGACAACACACC TTCAGGTCAGACACCAGAGCAGGTGGCAGCTGGTCCAGACCCCAGGATGGACCCCCCAGGAccatga
- the klhl18 gene encoding kelch-like protein 18 — MGVLRRLGGLSPLRALLVLTMGDVLCEELEDLVHFSVHDLPARGYVVMEEIRRQGKLCDVTLKVGDHKFSAHRIVLAASIPYFHAMFTNDMVECKQDEILMQGMDPSALEALINFAYSGHVAIDQQNVQSLLIGSSFLQLQNVKDACCSFLQERLHPKNCLGVRQFAETMMCTTLYDSANSFLHQHFVDVSLSEEFLGLRTEEVLELVGCDELNVKAEEQVFEAVLAWVHHDRDRRQTVLPELLSKIRLPLCRPQFLSDRVQQDDLVRCCHKCRDLVDEAKDFHLMPERRPHLPAFKTRQRCCTSITGLIYAVGGLNSSGDSLNVVEVFDPIGNFWERCQPMRTARSRVGVAVVNGLLYAIGGYDGQSRLSTVEVYNPETDSWTRVSSMNSQRSAMGTVVIDGHIYVCGGYDGKSSLNSVECYSPETDRWTVVTEMSVSRSAAGVTVFDGRIFVSGGHDGLQIFNTVEYYNHHTNRWHPAAAMLNKRCRHGAGALGSHMYVAGGYDGSGFLSGAEVFSSASGQWSLLVAMSTRRSRVSLVSTSGRLYAVGGYDGQSNLSSVEMYNPDTNRWTFMAPMVSHEGGVGVGCIPLQPA, encoded by the exons ATGGGCGTACTACGGCGGCTCGGAGGGCTCAGTCCGCTTCGCGCTCTGCTCGTGCTGACGATGGGTGACGTCCTGTGCGAAGAGCTCGAGGATTTGGTTCATTTCTCAGTACACGACCTGCCCGCACGAGGCTATGTCGTCATGGAAGAGATCCGACGTCAGGGGAAACTCTGTGACGTCACGCTCAAG GTGGGGGACCATAAGTTCAGTGCCCACCGGATCGTGCTGGCGGCCTCCATCCCGTACTTCCACGCCATGTTCACCAACGACATGGTGGAGTGTAAACAGGACGAGATCCTGATGCAGGGCATGGACCCCAG TGCTCTAGAGGCTCTGATAAACTTCGCCTACAGTGGCCACGTCGCCATCGACCAGCAGAACGTCCAGTCGCTCCTGATTGGTTCCAGtttcctgcagctgcagaacGTTAAAGACGCCTGCTGCTCCTTCCTGCAGGAGAG GTTACATCCTAAGAACTGTCTGGGCGTGCGACAGTTCGCGGAGACGATGATGTGCACGACGCTGTACGACTCGGCCAACAGCTTCCTCCACCAGCACTTTGTGGACGTGTCCCTGTCCGAGGAGTTTCTGggtctgaggacagaggaggttctggagcTGGTCGGCTGTGACGAGCTCAACGTGAAGGCTGAGGAGCAG GTGTTCGAGGCGGTCTTGGCCTGGGTCCATCATGACCGGGACCGGAGACAAACCGTCCTTCCAGAGCTGCTGTCAAAGATCCGACTGCCTCTGTGTCGACCTCAGTTCCTGTCGGACCGGGTCCAGCAGGACGACCTCGTTCGCTGCTGCCACAAGTGCAG GGATTTGGTGGATGAAGCCAAAGATTTCCACCTGATGCCGGAGCGTCGTCCTCACCTTCCCGCCTTCAAAACCAGACAGAGGTGCTGCACGTCCATCACAGGACTTATCTACGCAGTGGGAGGACTTAACAGTTCAG GAGATTCCTTAAACGTGGTCGAGGTGTTCGATCCAATCGGGAACTTCTGGGAGCGCTGTCAGCCAATGAGGACGGCGCGCAGCAGGGTGGGCGTGGCCGTGGTTAACGGGCTGCTGTACGCCATTGGTGGATATGACGGCCAATCACGACTGAGCACGGTGGAGGTTTACAACCCAGAGACAGACAGTTGGACACGAGTGTCGAGTATGAACAGCCAGCGGAG CGCCATGGGAACCGTTGTGATTGATGGACACATCTACGTCTGTGGTGGCTACGATGGAAAATCGTCTCTGAACTCAGTCGAGTGTTACTCTCCAGAGACGGACAG GTGGACGGTGGTGACGGAGATGAGCGTGAGTCGTAGTGCTGCTGGTGTGACGGTGTTTGATGGACGGATCTTTGTCTCCGGAGGACATGACGGTCTCCAGATCTTCAACACG gtGGAGTACTACAACCATCACACCAACCGCTGGCACCCTGCGGCGGCCATGTTGAACAAGCGCTGCCGCCATGGGGCGGGGGCTCTGGGCAGCCACATGTACGTGGCGGGGGGGTACGACGGCTCCGGGTTCCTGAGCGGCGCCGAGGTGTTCAGCTCGGCCTCGGGCCAGTGGAGCCTCCTGGTGGCCATGAGCACGCGGCGCAGCCGAGTGTCGCTGGTGTCCACGTCGGGCCGCCTCTACGCTGTGGGGGGGTACGACGGGCAGTCCAACCTCAGCTCAGTGGAGATGTACAACCCCGACACCAACCGCTGGACCTTCATGGCCCCCATGGTCAGCCACGAGGGGGGGGTGGGCGTGGGCTGCATCCCCCTGCAGCCGGCCTAA
- the bfsp2 gene encoding phakinin isoform X1: MPLPRHRSSFLGQSSSERPASASCGRVGSAGTTAPRGVFVGSAPPPTSGLGTRVSRRALGISSVFLQGMRSSAAPVMPRVGERAAGHRAAAAGLNSSLMEYRDKVRALEQLNQQLEQQIRLSLDRKAASAGAWGPLRGEWEEVYRQVSEAILDNARLMLQTENVQANAEDFKDRFESEQPFRRAVEEEVSSLYRVIEEANVTKAELEEQMEAMRAELQSLEQNHEQDVRGLYSQMTGREVDEPDAPVETSLDQILAYIRTHWEKVTERNRAEAVNYLDCKEAQCVSRGRSPEEEQVEALKAECNDTGCKIQSLQAETESIRALKRGLESSLNDALHWRDMEQQNLGSVVSRLEAELNDVRAEIEQQRRDYDTLLSNKLHLEQEISLYHGILDGEESHFLSTDNTPSDTRAGGSWSRPQDGPPRTMMEEEVD, translated from the exons ATGCCTCTGCCCCGACATCGCTCATCCTTCCTGGGACAGTCGTCCTCGGAGCGCCCGGCCTCCGCCTCCTGTGGGAGGGTGGGCTCCGCCGGGACCACCGCCCCCCGTGGAGTTTTCGTGGGCTCGGCGCCCCCTCCGACCTCTGGCCTGGGGACCCGGGTGTCACGGAGGGCTCTGGGCATCAGCAGTGTCTTCCTCCAGGGGATGAGGAGCAGCGCGGCCCCCGTGATGCCCAGGGTCGGGGAGCGGGCGGCGGGTCACCGGGCGGCAGCAGCCGGTCTGAACAGCAGCCTCATGGAGTATCGGGACAAAGTCCGAGCCCTGGAGCAACTGAACCAGCAACTGGAGCAACAGATCCGCCTCAGCCTGGATAGGAAGGCTGCTAGCGCTGGAGCCTGGGGGCCTCTCCggggggagtgggaggaggtCTACAGACAG GTCAGTGAAGCCATCCTGGACAACGCTCGACTGATGCTGCAGACGGAGAACGTTCAGGCCAACGCTGAGGACTTCAAGGACAG gtttGAGAGTGAGCAGCCTTTCCGGagggcggtggaggaggaggtcagttCTCTGTACCGAGTCATCGAGGAGGCAAATGTGACAAAGGCGGAGCTTGAGGAGCAGATGGAGGCCATGAGGGCGGAGCTACAGAGCCTGGAGCAGAACCACGAGCAG GACGTGCGAGGCCTGTACAGCCAGATGACGGGGAGGGAGGTGGACGAACCCGACGCCCCCGTCGAGACCAGTCTGGACCAGATCCTCGCCTACATCCGGACCCACTGGGAGAAGGTGACGGAGAGGAACCGGGCCGAGGCCGTCAACTACCTGGACTGTAAG GAGGCGCAGTGTGTCAGCAGGGGGCGCAGcccagaggaggagcaggtggaggcgCTAAAGGCCGAATGCAACGATACCGGCTGTAAGATCCAGAGCCTCCAGGCCGAGACGGAGTCCATCAGAGCGCTG AAGCGCGGTCTGGAGAGCTCTCTGAACGACGCCCTCCACTGGCGAGACATGGAGCAGCAGAACCTGGGCTCGGTGGTGTCGCGGCTGGAGGCGGAGCTAAACGATGTACGAGCTGAGATCGAACAACAACGCCGCGACTACGACACATTGCTTAGCAACAAGCTGCACCTGGAGCAGGAGATCAGTCTGTACCACGGCATCCTGGACGGAGAGGAGAGCCACTTCCTGTCGACCGACAACACACC GTCAGACACCAGAGCAGGTGGCAGCTGGTCCAGACCCCAGGATGGACCCCCCAGGAccatgatggaggaggaggtggactga